A genomic stretch from Hoplias malabaricus isolate fHopMal1 chromosome 4, fHopMal1.hap1, whole genome shotgun sequence includes:
- the rps5 gene encoding 40S ribosomal protein S5 gives MTEWETAPAVAETPEIKLFGKWSTDDVQINDISLQDYIAVKEKYAKYLPHSGGRYAAKRFRKAQCPIVERLTNSMMMHGRNNGKKLMTVRIVKHAFEIIHLLTGENPLQVLVNAIINSGPREDSTRIGRAGTVRRQAVDVSPLRRVNQAIWLLCTGAREAAFRNIKTIAECLADELINAAKGSSNSYAIKKKDELERVAKSNR, from the exons ATGACAGAGTGGGAGACCGCACCAGCTGTGGCTGAGACGCCCGAGATCAAGCTCTTTGGGAAGTGGAGCACAGATGATGTTCAGATCAATGATATCTCCCTTCAG GATTACATCGCTGTAAAGGAGAAGTACGCCAAGTACCTCCCTCACTCTGGAGGCCGTTATGCCGCCAAGCGCTTCCGCAAGGCTCAGTGCCCCATCGTAGAGCGTTTGACCAACTCCATGATGATGCACGGACGCAACAACGGCAAGAAGCTGATGACTGTTCGCATCGTGAAACACGCCTTCGAGATCATCCACCTGCTCACTGGAGAG AACCCACTGCAGGTGCTGGTGAACGCCATCATCAACAGTGGACCTCGTGAGGACTCCACACGTATCGGCCGCGCCGGTACCGTCAGGAGACAGGCTGTTGATGTGTCCCCTCTCCGCAGGGTCAACCAG GCGATCTGGCTGCTGTGCACAGGAGCAAGAGAAGCCGCCTTCAGAAACATTAAGACCATTGCTGAGTGTTTGGCCGATGAGCTCATCAATGCTGCAAAG GGCTCATCAAACTCCTACGCCATCAAGAAGAAGGACGAGTTGGAGAGAGTGGCCAAGTCCAACCGTTAA